A window of Cydia pomonella isolate Wapato2018A chromosome 22, ilCydPomo1, whole genome shotgun sequence contains these coding sequences:
- the LOC133530162 gene encoding transcription factor AP-2-epsilon isoform X1 yields the protein MTFRCVPTFQAVSNDSSATWERLGGGGLGLGGGGFRGGGQPSLADFQPPYFPPPFAPAPHPASPHHQQQNHGMEYSGGGEAYAQHYAPQQLLPRHHTHHEHARLHRDHHDIHTHHLGHSGFGYGGGERRADYGAREQHEIALHHALHSEEAPNAGMDDTTGFMTDLPLLKTIKGRDGLGGSCAPNDVFCSVPGRLSLLSSTSKYKVTVGEVQRRLSPPECLNASLLGGVLRRAKSKNGGRLLREKLEKIGLNLPAGRRKAANVTLLTSLVEAEAVHLARDFGYVCETEFPARALAEYLARQYAEHDARRRRDLLQATKQVTKELMDLLNQDRSPLCNTRPPHLLEPAIQRHLTHFSLISHGFGGPAIVAALTAIQNFLNESLKHLDKLYPQSGMVSSSMDKTKMDPDIKK from the exons GAGCGCCTGGGCGGCGGCGGGCTGGGCCTGGGCGGCGGCGGCTTCCGTGGTGGCGGGCAGCCATCGCTCGCCGACTTCCAGCCGCCCTACTTTCCGCCGCCCTTCGCCCCCGCGCCGCACCCCGCAAGCCCACACCACCAGCAACAG AACCATGGCATGGAATacagcggcggcggcgaggcGTACGCGCAGCACTACGCGCCGCAACAGCTCCTGCCACGCCACCATACGCACCACGAACACGCGCGATTGCACCGCGACCATCACGACATTCATACACACCAT ttgGGGCACAGCGGTTTCGGGTACGGCGGCGGCGAGCGGCGCGCTGACTACGGCGCACGAGAACAACATGAGATCGCTCTTCACCACGCACTGCACTCTGAGGAGGCGCCG aaCGCCGGCATGGATGATACTACAGGGTTCATGACTGATCTacctttattaaaaa CGATAAAAGGGCGCGACGGCCTCGGCGGCTCATGTGCACCCAACGACGTGTTCTGCTCAGTACCGGGACGGTTGTCACTACTGTCCTCAACGAGCAAGTACAAAGTGACAGTGGGGGAGGTACAACGTCGGTTGTCACCCCCTGAATGCCTCAACGCTTCTCTACTCGGCGGAGTACTACGTCG AGCGAAGAGCAAAAATGGCGGCCGCCTGCTGCGGGAAAAGCTAGAAAAGATTGGACTAAACCTGCCGGCGGGGCGACGGAAAGCCGCCAACGTCACTCTCCTCACTAGCCTAGTCGAAG CGGAGGCAGTGCACCTAGCGCGCGACTTTGGTTACGTGTGTGAAACGGAGTTCCCAGCGCGCGCGCTGGCGGAGTACCTCGCGCGCCAGTACGCGGAGCACgacgcgcggcggcggcgcgacCTGCTGCAGGCTACTAAACAG GTGACCAAGGAGCTAATGGACCTCCTGAACCAAGACCGCTCGCCGCTCTGCAATACCCGGCCGCCGCACCTACTAGAGCCGGCCATACAACGGCACCTCACGCACTTCTCGCTCATCTCGCACGGCTTCGGCGGGCCGGCCATCGTGGCAGCACTGACTGCTATTCAG aaTTTCCTAAACGAGTCCCTCAAGCATTTAGACAAATTATACCCCCAAAGCGGTATGGTTTCTTCGTCAATGGACAAGACTAAAATGGACCCCGACATCAAGAAGTAA
- the LOC133530162 gene encoding transcription factor AP-2-epsilon isoform X2 — protein MNLYMQCHREERLGGGGLGLGGGGFRGGGQPSLADFQPPYFPPPFAPAPHPASPHHQQQNHGMEYSGGGEAYAQHYAPQQLLPRHHTHHEHARLHRDHHDIHTHHLGHSGFGYGGGERRADYGAREQHEIALHHALHSEEAPNAGMDDTTGFMTDLPLLKTIKGRDGLGGSCAPNDVFCSVPGRLSLLSSTSKYKVTVGEVQRRLSPPECLNASLLGGVLRRAKSKNGGRLLREKLEKIGLNLPAGRRKAANVTLLTSLVEAEAVHLARDFGYVCETEFPARALAEYLARQYAEHDARRRRDLLQATKQVTKELMDLLNQDRSPLCNTRPPHLLEPAIQRHLTHFSLISHGFGGPAIVAALTAIQNFLNESLKHLDKLYPQSGMVSSSMDKTKMDPDIKK, from the exons GAGCGCCTGGGCGGCGGCGGGCTGGGCCTGGGCGGCGGCGGCTTCCGTGGTGGCGGGCAGCCATCGCTCGCCGACTTCCAGCCGCCCTACTTTCCGCCGCCCTTCGCCCCCGCGCCGCACCCCGCAAGCCCACACCACCAGCAACAG AACCATGGCATGGAATacagcggcggcggcgaggcGTACGCGCAGCACTACGCGCCGCAACAGCTCCTGCCACGCCACCATACGCACCACGAACACGCGCGATTGCACCGCGACCATCACGACATTCATACACACCAT ttgGGGCACAGCGGTTTCGGGTACGGCGGCGGCGAGCGGCGCGCTGACTACGGCGCACGAGAACAACATGAGATCGCTCTTCACCACGCACTGCACTCTGAGGAGGCGCCG aaCGCCGGCATGGATGATACTACAGGGTTCATGACTGATCTacctttattaaaaa CGATAAAAGGGCGCGACGGCCTCGGCGGCTCATGTGCACCCAACGACGTGTTCTGCTCAGTACCGGGACGGTTGTCACTACTGTCCTCAACGAGCAAGTACAAAGTGACAGTGGGGGAGGTACAACGTCGGTTGTCACCCCCTGAATGCCTCAACGCTTCTCTACTCGGCGGAGTACTACGTCG AGCGAAGAGCAAAAATGGCGGCCGCCTGCTGCGGGAAAAGCTAGAAAAGATTGGACTAAACCTGCCGGCGGGGCGACGGAAAGCCGCCAACGTCACTCTCCTCACTAGCCTAGTCGAAG CGGAGGCAGTGCACCTAGCGCGCGACTTTGGTTACGTGTGTGAAACGGAGTTCCCAGCGCGCGCGCTGGCGGAGTACCTCGCGCGCCAGTACGCGGAGCACgacgcgcggcggcggcgcgacCTGCTGCAGGCTACTAAACAG GTGACCAAGGAGCTAATGGACCTCCTGAACCAAGACCGCTCGCCGCTCTGCAATACCCGGCCGCCGCACCTACTAGAGCCGGCCATACAACGGCACCTCACGCACTTCTCGCTCATCTCGCACGGCTTCGGCGGGCCGGCCATCGTGGCAGCACTGACTGCTATTCAG aaTTTCCTAAACGAGTCCCTCAAGCATTTAGACAAATTATACCCCCAAAGCGGTATGGTTTCTTCGTCAATGGACAAGACTAAAATGGACCCCGACATCAAGAAGTAA
- the LOC133530162 gene encoding transcription factor AP-2-epsilon isoform X3: MEYSGGGEAYAQHYAPQQLLPRHHTHHEHARLHRDHHDIHTHHLGHSGFGYGGGERRADYGAREQHEIALHHALHSEEAPNAGMDDTTGFMTDLPLLKTIKGRDGLGGSCAPNDVFCSVPGRLSLLSSTSKYKVTVGEVQRRLSPPECLNASLLGGVLRRAKSKNGGRLLREKLEKIGLNLPAGRRKAANVTLLTSLVEAEAVHLARDFGYVCETEFPARALAEYLARQYAEHDARRRRDLLQATKQVTKELMDLLNQDRSPLCNTRPPHLLEPAIQRHLTHFSLISHGFGGPAIVAALTAIQNFLNESLKHLDKLYPQSGMVSSSMDKTKMDPDIKK; the protein is encoded by the exons ATGGAATacagcggcggcggcgaggcGTACGCGCAGCACTACGCGCCGCAACAGCTCCTGCCACGCCACCATACGCACCACGAACACGCGCGATTGCACCGCGACCATCACGACATTCATACACACCAT ttgGGGCACAGCGGTTTCGGGTACGGCGGCGGCGAGCGGCGCGCTGACTACGGCGCACGAGAACAACATGAGATCGCTCTTCACCACGCACTGCACTCTGAGGAGGCGCCG aaCGCCGGCATGGATGATACTACAGGGTTCATGACTGATCTacctttattaaaaa CGATAAAAGGGCGCGACGGCCTCGGCGGCTCATGTGCACCCAACGACGTGTTCTGCTCAGTACCGGGACGGTTGTCACTACTGTCCTCAACGAGCAAGTACAAAGTGACAGTGGGGGAGGTACAACGTCGGTTGTCACCCCCTGAATGCCTCAACGCTTCTCTACTCGGCGGAGTACTACGTCG AGCGAAGAGCAAAAATGGCGGCCGCCTGCTGCGGGAAAAGCTAGAAAAGATTGGACTAAACCTGCCGGCGGGGCGACGGAAAGCCGCCAACGTCACTCTCCTCACTAGCCTAGTCGAAG CGGAGGCAGTGCACCTAGCGCGCGACTTTGGTTACGTGTGTGAAACGGAGTTCCCAGCGCGCGCGCTGGCGGAGTACCTCGCGCGCCAGTACGCGGAGCACgacgcgcggcggcggcgcgacCTGCTGCAGGCTACTAAACAG GTGACCAAGGAGCTAATGGACCTCCTGAACCAAGACCGCTCGCCGCTCTGCAATACCCGGCCGCCGCACCTACTAGAGCCGGCCATACAACGGCACCTCACGCACTTCTCGCTCATCTCGCACGGCTTCGGCGGGCCGGCCATCGTGGCAGCACTGACTGCTATTCAG aaTTTCCTAAACGAGTCCCTCAAGCATTTAGACAAATTATACCCCCAAAGCGGTATGGTTTCTTCGTCAATGGACAAGACTAAAATGGACCCCGACATCAAGAAGTAA
- the LOC133530126 gene encoding uncharacterized protein LOC133530126: protein MDLSMGDMDVCNDEQLDTKKCYKCGYELLDNLNVVYNSSNSIFVFWNKYQLFLYENIHFEDAARIFTPEFSVHQIIISNNYLICLDCRGNVHVTSLKFKNTQKRLKTSFLPREQNILGFVECGEYVVSLKAESDNYFLCLNRINSDFQAQRKIPICYKGETGLPQKITQDKCLLTVSKVTSHDEGIKQLFSVNLIAKDSNVVIMSFDRMNVFACLFSSNMAQDEIQLIKLYSCPSEICNIQVIQCEELNVIIVLKSGTILKFPLQKTSQTIVPIHLNTAVNKFMLLKDTLIYTDGISMWKTEKTFSKITFKQYFLRHVKDFVRVGDQLVCTTFSKLIYVIPDDDLSYLEPVSEHCPAEKLLNNSEYLYRLLEEVDKNNELIEKLNEEGNYITALALSNRQDLMDSILKNTITVYEHYEDAIKENTDLTITEDLKEYFKAESVYFLIKMRVMQMEHLVNQVISQLFKNSKIHMTLFSEDKLLKTNSLNVSDTFYKMNVLIPLDYRTMTNVSVVKVNIKIVTHLPGAFDSKEPMWMTLYTKEIILNSEHFIKTDLISSRPRSFKEPQETIDDMIAKTASNQHGNLFKFTDATNITDSEFSMYVKLPVNYAEIFKNQELLNSLNTRKAEYLSKQLSSEEFLNSNSNLTFEIGRHKVDVEIVSDDTPVVKVSGSNIGKVLGIRNFFADLLYGDYKTTGPEIQYTDYAFYTNVENLQKTIKGNMENHNSENLQDLAEQLQKIIGNLPI, encoded by the exons ATGGATTTAAGCATGGGTGATATGGACGTCTGTAATGATGAACAATTGGATACCAAGAAATGCTACAAATGTGGTTACGAATTATTGGACAATTTAAACGTAGTGTACAACTCATCAAATTCAATCTTCGTCTTCTGGAATAAGTACCAGTTATTTCTGTacgaaaatatacattttgaagACGCTGCAAGAATATTCACTCCAGAGTTTAGTGTGCATCAGATTATAATATCgaataattacttaatttgCCTAGACTGTCGTGGAAATGTGCATGTAACTTCGCTTAAATTCAAAAATACTCAGAAACGTTTAAAGACTAGTTTTTTACCGCGAGAACAGAACATTTTAGGCTTCGTTGAATGTGGTGAATATGTAGTGAGTTTAAAAGCAGAATCAGACAATTATTTCCTTTGCTTAAATAGAATCAACAGCGATTTTCAAGCACAAAGAAAGATACCAATTTGTTATAAAGGGGAGACCGGATTACCGCAGAAGATTACTCAAGATAAATGCTTGCTAACTGTTTCGAAAGTTACTAGCCATGATGAAGGGATAAAGCAACTGTTTAGTGTTAATCTTATAGCAAAGGATTCAAATGTTGTAATTATGTCATTTGACAGAATGAATGTGTTTGCCTGTTTATTCAGTTCTAATATGGCGCAAGATGAGATTCAGTTGATCAAGCTTTACTCATGTCCAtctgaaatatgtaatatccaAGTCATACAGTGTGAAGAACTTAATGTGATAATAGTTCTCAAGTCAGgcactattttaaaatttccaCTTCAGAAAACATCACAAACCATTGTTCCAATTCATTTAAACACTGCCGTTAACAAGTTTATGTTACTTAAAGATACATTAATATATACAGATGGTATTTCTATGTGGAAAACTGAAAAGACTTTCTCGAAAATAactttcaaacaatattttctCCGGCATGTCAAGGACTTTGTCCGGGTCGGAGACCAATTGGTCTGCACCACATTTTCGAAGCTCATATATGTGATACCAGATGATGACTTAAGTTATCTAGAACCAGTATCGGAGCACTGTCCGGCTgagaaattattaaataattctgAATACTTGTACAGATTGTTAGAAGAAGTGGATAAAAACAATGAATTGATTGAAAAACTCAATGAGGAAGGGAATTACATCACAGCATTGGCATTATCTAATAGACAAGATTTAATGGACAGCATTTTGAAAAACACAATTACTGTTTATGAGCATTACGAGGATGCTATCAAAGAAAATACAGATTTAACAATAACTGAGGACTTAAAAGAGTATTTCAAAGCCGAATCAGTTTACTTTCTCATAAAAATGAGAGTAATGCAAATGGAGCATTTAGTAAACCAAGTTATATCACAACTGTTTAAAAATTCCAAGATACACATGACACTGTTTTCAGAAGACAAGCTATTGAAAACTAACAGCCTGAACGTATCAgacacattttataaaatgaatgtaTTAATACCGCTTGATTACAGAACTATGACAAATGTGTCAGTTGTTAAAGTAAACATCAAAATAGTCACTCATCTGCCGGGGGCTTTTGATTCTAAAGAACCGATGTGGATGACACTGTACACAAAAGAAATTATTCTAAACTCGGAACATTTTATCAAAACAGATTTAATTTCGAGCAGACCTAGAAGTTTCAAGGAACCTCAAGAAACGATTGATGACATGATTGCAAAAACTGCCAGTAATCAACATGGAAATCTTTTCAAATTCACTGATGCAACAAATATAACAGATTCAGAATTTTCCATGTATGTCAAGCTACCAGTAAATTAtgctgaaatatttaaaaaccagGAACTGCTTAATAGTTTGAATACAAGAAAAGCGGAGTATTTATCAAAACAACTTTCTTCAGAAGAGTTTTTGAATTCGAATAGTAACCTAACTTTTGAAATTGGAAGACACAAGGTGGATGTTGAGATAGTGTCAGACGATACCCCGGTAGTAAAAGTGTCTGGTTCCAATATAGGCAAGGTGTTGGGTATACGAAACTTCTTTGCTGATTTACTTTACGGAGATTACAAGACGACTGGGCCAGAAATTCAATATACAGATTATGCTTTTTATACCAATGTTGag AATTTGCAAAAGACCATCAAAGGCAACATGGAGAACCATAACTCAGAGAATCTTCAAGATTTAGCTGAACAATTGCAGAAGATAATTGGGAATTTGccaatttga